In Salmo salar chromosome ssa15, Ssal_v3.1, whole genome shotgun sequence, one genomic interval encodes:
- the LOC106571405 gene encoding sterile alpha motif domain-containing protein 12: MSLPKRVSLWTVVDVFDWVKEQYPYQKSVFQLAIFKHDISGRALLRMGEHQLERMGVEVEHLQEILLDILLLRVQEELENLNDIFSECFSS; encoded by the exons ATGAGCCTTCCCAAAAGGGTCTCCCTCTGGACCGTGGTGGATGTGTTTGACTGGGTCAAGGAGCAGTACCCCTACCAAAAGAGTGTCTTCCAACTAGCCATCTTCAAGCATGACATATCTG gccgAGCTCTGCTGAGGATGGGTGAACACCAGTTGGAGAGgatgggggtggaggtggagcaTCTTCAGGAGATCCTACTGGACATTCTTCTCCTCAGGGTCCAGGAGGAACTTGAGAACCTTAACGACATCTTCTCTG AGTGTTTCTCTTCATGA